DNA from Evansella sp. LMS18:
CCCTTACAGCGACTCCTATATGATCTAATTCTTTTTTCACCGTCAACACTCCTGCTTGAATTATTCCGTACGCTATTATTATATACCAGCCGAGCCATTCAATGGTTTTTTCCCCAAAAAAAGCAGCACTGCCTGATCTTTGTTCAGGCAGCAGCTGCTTAAAATCTCTTATTTTACGAACCAGGCTTCCTCTGGTGTTCCGTATTTTTCAAATATTGAATTCCTCGCTTCAACTGCCATTTCCCTTACACGTTTAAGGTCCACATCCAATAGTTTCCCTTCACGCTTAACAGCTTTTCCGGCGACAAAAACAGAATCCACGTTGCCCGAATGAGTACACTGGACAACCGCTCCGACAGGGTCGTTAACAGGGAAAAGATTTAAATCAGTTGTCCGGATCATAATAATATCCGCTTCTTTCCCAGGTGTTAAACTTCCCGCTTTATCATCCAGCTTCAGCGCCTTTGCTCCGTCAATTGTCGAAAATTCAAGGATATCCCTTGCAGAAAGATGCAGCGGCGGACCAGGCATTTCCCCATTATCAAGGATCTGCTGATTCACTCTCGCTCTTTCTGCCTGTAGCGCGAACTTCATCTGGGCAAACATATCGCCCCCTGTGGAAGTCACTACATCCACTCCCAGCACAGGTCGAACGCCGTTTTCCAGACAGAGCCCTGTCGCAGGGTAACCATGTCCCATCATCATTTCTACTTCAGGTGTAACAGAGACAGAACCGCCATTTTCGGCAATCATTTTCATTTCTTCCGGACTGACTGCGTTCGCATGGACAAAATTCAGATCGTCACCAAGCAGACCAGCATTATGTAATTTCTCAATAGAACGATCCTGGCTCCCCCATGTTCCAAATCCAAGATGCATACTGCAGACAGCATCTAATTCACGGGCCAGCTTGATTTCTTCCACAGAAGTATCCCAGGAACAGAACTCTGGTCCCCGGATGGCGAGACCCATGGTGAGCAGCTGGTCTCTGGAGGAAAAATGCTTCTCCTTGATATACCTCACATCGTCCCCGTCAAAAGTGGTACTTTCCCTGTTCCAGTATTCCCCTTCACCAGGAGAGCCGTGCCCGAAAACAGCTCTTATCCCTGATTCCCGAAGTCCCCGGATCATTTCTTCCGTATGCTCCCTTGAGATAATCATCGACCAGTCGTAAATCGTAGTCACTCCTGAATCCAGCGCTTCCAGAGCACCGAGGAGATTTCCCGCGTAGTCATCCTGCGGTGTACGCTTTGACCCTATATTTCCATAATAAATACTGCCGAGATATTTTTGCAGCGACCAGTCTGCTCCCACATTTCTGATGACCGACTCCCATGTGTGACGGTGGGTGTCAACAAGGCCTGGCATTACGATCATATCTGTGGCGTCGATCACTTCACAATCAGAGGCTTCAATCTCAGGTTTTACTTCAACTATTTTACTTCCTTCCACAAGAACATCCGCCTTCTTAAAATCACCGATCGATTTATCCAAAGTAAGGACAATGCCGCCCTTAAAAAGTTTCCTGTTCATTATAACCCCTCCATTATTCTTGTTCTTTAAGTTGTCTGGAAAAACTCTGGTAGTTGTCTACTACCTTGTCTAAATACTGACTGGAGAAGCCAGATTTTTTCTGAACCCCAGTATATAAATTACTTAATATACCAAAATAGATATTAAGTGGTTAAAAGATTAATAGAAGTTACTTGAAAATTCAATTTTAAAGCTCTGCCACACGTGCCTGCTTGTTAAAAATAAAGAAATTAACCATTTTATTTACATAATTTGTATGGGATATTACTGAAATAGTTAATTTCATTACGATAAGGGCTAATAATTGGGGAAAAATTAGGGTATATGAGCCTGTAAACTACACTTTGAGGAGATATATGATGCGATTAGGTTATGCCTGTATTAACACAACTTTACCTACTAAATTCAAAACATGCCGCCTGGCGACTTACCATTCAAAAGGTGCCCAGTATATCAAGGAGCTTACGATAAATAACCTGAAGAATGTCCTCGCAGCCCTGGAATGGAATGTGCAGCATAACATCCTTTTTTACCGGATGAGCACGGAGATCGTGCCCCTGGGAAGCCACCAGGAAATGGACTGGGACTGGTGGGAAGACGAAGATATCCTTCAGCTGACGGACACTATTAAACAGTTCAAGGAAGAACATGATATTCGCTTATCCATGCACCCAGGACAGTATACGTTGCTCAGCACACCTCACGAACAGGTGCTGGAACGTTCTTTTCTCGACCTGGAGTATCATGACAAGTTACTTAACCTCACCGGCGGGACAGATATGATTATTCACGGCGGGGGTAAATACGGGGACATGGAGTCGGCAAAATTACGGTTTATCGAGAATTATAAACAGCTCCCTCAGAGTATAAAAAACAAGCTCAGGCTGGAAAACGATGACAAAACATATAACCTAAATGATGTGCTGGACATCTCTGATGAAACAGGTGTCCCTGTATGTTTTGACATTCACCACCACCGTTGCTGCAACATTGGAACTTCCTTAGCTCCCATGCTTGATAAGGTTTTTGCCTCCTGGGAAAAAACCGGTGTCCCAAAAATGCATATCAGCTCAGGAAAAACACATCCGGAAGATAGAAGCCACCATGAATATGTATTTGAAGAAGATTTTAAGGAGCTCCTCGAAGTGCTGGACGGAAGAGAAGCAGATATTATGCTGGAAGCTAAGCTGAAGGAAAAAGCAGTCTTACGGATAATTGATTTTCTTGAAAAAGAAAAGGAAAAGTAAAGAGGCTGTCCTGTACAGGTTTGTCAGACAACCTTGCAGGACAGCCTTTTTTTACTTCATTTTTATCGGAGCTCGAGCTCCCGAAACTGTTATTACCGGTAGCGTTCTTCCTTGTACGGATTCGCACTCATGGAATAACCGAGCTCCTCCCAGAACCCAGGGACATCTTCTTTCATGAACTTGATGCCTGTAGCCCACTTCGAGCCTTTCCATAAATAGAATGAAGCCGGCGGTATTAATCTTAGAGGATATCCATGCTTAGGTGTGATATCCTGCCATTCATTCTTATGGTCTTTCCAGCGGTAGACGAATAAAGCATCATCACCGAGCAGTTCCTCCAGAGGCATATTGGCGGAGTAGCCAAATGGATCACCGTTATAATAGCCATAAACCATTACATATTTAACGTCTTCTTTTAACATAACGAGATCAACCAGGTCCCTCACCCGTATTCCTTCAAAACTCGTAGCGAATTTTGACCACGTAGTAACACAGTGCATATCCACCGTAGAAACGGTTTTAGGAAGATTCATTATTTCCTGATATGTCAGGACTTTCTCTTCTTCCACCTCGCCGAATAATTTAAATCGCCATGTTTCTTCGTCAAACTGATATACATCTCCCTGATGAAGAATCGGCCAGTTTTCTGTTTCAAACTGCCCTGGCGGCAATTTGTTTTCCATTGCAGACACCCTTCCCAGCTTCCTGTTTTCGTTGCAATATATGTTAACGAAGTGGAAAAACTATTGCAAGGAAATGGTCCAAAAGAAAATTCACAGGCAATATATTTTGTCACCCGAAATAAACTTGTTATTATAAAAAAGTAAGCTATTTAAATTTGCGTGATTCGCTTCGGGCAACAAATAATTTTTTAATAAAGGCAGTTGAAAAATATGAGTAAACAGCTAAACGATATAAAGTTTTCGGTGCTTGATCTTGCACCTGTTGTGGAAGGCGGTACTGTCCAGGAGTCCTTCAAAAATACAGTGGAGCTTGCACAGCATACAGAACAATTAGGTTACCACAGATTCTGGCTTGCGGAACATCATAATATGCCAGGCATCGCCAGTTCTGCAACTTCTGTTTTAATCGGCCATGTCGCCGGGGCTACAAAGAAAATCAAAGTAGGATCCGGAGGTATTATGCTTCCGAATCACTCGTCCTTAGTCATCGCGGAACAATTCGGGACATTGGAATCCCTCTATCCCGGTCGGATCGACCTTGGCCTTGGACGTGCACCTGGTACTGACCAGCTCACAGCCCAGGCATTAAGAAGAAGCAGCAGAACAGACGGGCAGGAATTCCCGCAGCAGCTGGAGGAACTGGAAGCATATTTTGCCGGTGAGGTGAGCCAGGTCCGTGCAGTCCCTGGAGAAGGACTGGATATCCCAATCTGGCTCCTGGGGTCAAGCGGATTCAGTGCTCAGCTCGCTGCTCAAAAAGGGCTGCCGTTCGCATTTGCAAGCCACTTCTCTCCGGACAATACGATTCCGGCATTAAGGCTGTACGAAAGTCATTTCCAGCCATCGGACACACTGGAAAAGCCATATTCCATGGTCGCTGTTAATGTGATTGCAGCTGATACAGAAGAGGAAGCGGAACGCCTGGCCACGTCCCTGCAAATGCAGTTTATCAATCTCATCCGCCATAAACCTGGCAAACTCCAGCCGCCAGTTGACGATATGGATGAAATCTGGACACCGTATGAAAAAGCAGCTCTGAAGCAGCAGCTTGGCTCCACAATTATCGGCTCGCCGGAAACAGTAAAAGAAAAATTGCAGAAGTTCCTCGATGAAACAAGAGTGGATGAAATAATGGTAACCGCTCAGATTTTCGACCATCAGGCACGCCTCAGGTCCTTTGAGATCACAGCGAAAGCTTTCCAGTAAATACAGTAAATACAGAAAAAACGAAAAGACAGGCTGTTGAGAAGATTTTCCCAACAGCCTGAGGCGGGGATACCCGCCTTTTTTCATGCGCTTTTTTGCTTGTTAAAATAGTCTGTAATATTTTCCAGTGCATCTGTCTCGTCTTCTCCATCTGCAATTATTTTAATTTCAGTACGAGCTGGAATTCCTAGAGACAGCACACCGAGAATAGATTTTAAATCCACTGTTTTTCCATGATAAGTTATAGAGAGTGACGAAACATAAGTACCAGCCAGCTGAACGAGATTTGAAACCGCTTCAGGATGGAGCCCAGGTTCAGGAATAACAATAGTTTTTTCCTTCATATCAGTCACCCTTTCTTCAAATAATTTACCCGTGTAAATTACTGAGCAGTATAACCTCCGTCAACAAGAAGGTTTGCGCCAGTGACAAAGCTTGCGTCATCGGAAGCTAGGAATACAACTGCTTTAGCAACTTCCTCAGGTCTGCCTAAACGGCCAATCGGATGGAGAGAAACTAAATGGTTTTTCATATCTTCGTCAAGCTGGCTTAAAAGAGGTGTTTCAATGTAACCAGGGCAAACCGCATTTACCCGGATGTTCTGCTGAGCAAATTCTACGGCAAGGGCCCGTGTCATGTTTACTACGCCGCCTTTTGCTGCAGTGTAGGAAGCTGTCTGCGCCTGACCAACATGACCTAAAATGGAAGCGTTGTTAATGATATTTCCCCCACCGTTTTTCTGCATTGCCTTAATGGCATGCTTTGCAGTTAAAAATACACCGTCTAAATTGACTGCAATCACTTTTCTCCACTCTTCAAGAGGAAGGTCTTCTGAAGCTCCAAGTGCTCCAATACCGGCATTGTTAAAGAGAATATCAATTTTTCCAAATTCAGTTACTGCTGTATTGATCATTTTTTCAGCATCTGCTTCGCTCGTTACATCGGCATGGACGTATACCGCGTTCTGGCCATTTTTGTTGAGGTCTTCCACGAGAGTGTTTCCGAGATCGTCATTCATATCTGAAACAACAACCTTTGCCCCTTCCTCAACCATTGCTCTCGCAGTGTACTCTCCAATTCCGCTTGCTCCTCCGGTAATTACGGCAACTTTTCCTTCAAGTCTCATTTGATATATCTCCCCTTGTATGACATGGCGCATGAAATTTTGTTCTTAAGCCAGTCACTGAATTAAGTGCATTTTCATTATACCGAGCCGGTAATTTTTCTTCTATAGCGAAAGAATTTAAATATTGTCGAAAGGAAAGAAAATCATATAGCTTTCATAAAATTGCCACACTTTTCATCCCGACCGTCAAAAAGAAAAGGACATTTCGCCCCTATATGCGAAACATCCTTTAAATTAATCAGCTTGCCTTTTTCTGTTTTACCGTCTTCTGTTTTTCCCCTGGATTCTCTATCTCCTTGAGTTCAGCATTCAATGCTTTGACGAGGCCATAACACATTACGAGTACGATGAATGTTAACGGCAGTGCGCTGACGATGATCGCTGTCTGCAGCCCGGCCAAACCTCCTGAATACATTAACACCAATGTAGAAGCGGCGAGGATGATGCCCCACATCACTTTAATTCTGTTAGAAGGGTTCAATCTTCCTCCTGTGGTGAGCATTCCAAGAACAAAGGTGGCTGAGTCAGCTGAAGTAACGAAGAAAGTCGTTATTAATGCTATTGTAAGCACAGAGAGAAGTGCTCCAAGAGGCAGCTGCTCAAATACAAAAAAGATTGCTGTCTCAAGACTGTGACCGGAGACATTGAGTCCCTGAGTTAATTCGAGGAATATTCCAGTCCCTCCAAAGATTGTAAACCAGAGGCCGCATACTAATGAAGGCACAAGCAGCACTGCTACCGTAAACTCACGGATTGTGCGCCCTTTGGAAACCCTCGCAATAAACATCCCCACAAAAGGTGTCCATGAAATCCACCATGCCCAGTAAAACACTGTCCATCCTTGTGTCCATGCTGCTTCTGTTGCATCAAACGGAGACAGGCGCAGTCCCATCTGAAGAAGGTTCTGTCCGTAGCTCCCGAGAGTTGTGGTAAACATGTTCAGTAAAAATAATGTGGGACCGAGAATCAGCATCGCGGCGAAAAGCAATACCGCGATAGACATGTTTGCATTACTTAAATATTTGATCCCTTTTGAAATACCTGTATTTGCTGAGATGATGAAAAGCACGGTGATAATACCCATGATTATCATTTGCACCGTAAAGTTGTTCGGTATGTCGATAAGGTACTCAAGCCCGGCATTAATTTGCTGCGCACCTAATCCTAAGGAAGCACAAACCCCAAACAAAGTCGCGAATACTGCGACAATATCGATCGTCTGACCGACAGGACCTTTCACCTTGTCACCAAGTACAGGATAAAGTGTTGCACTCATTAACCCTGGTGCGCCTTTTCTGAACTTCTGGTATGCCAGTGCCATCGCAACTATGGCATAAATAGCCCAGGCGTGAAGCCCCCAGTGCAGCCAAGTATATCTCATCCCTGTTATTGCGGACTGTTCTGTTCCTCCTTCACCCATAGGGGGTGTAGAAAAGTGGGAAACCGGTTCGGAAACACCGTAAAATAAAAGGCCGATTCCCATACCAGCGGAGAATAACATGGCAAACCACGTAGGTCGGCTGTATTCCGGCTTGGAATCCGGCTTACCAAGCTTTATTTTTCCATATTTACTAAAAATCATAAACACTGCGAAAATAAGAAAGAATGTTGCCACGAGCTGGTAAAACCAGCCGAATGATTCAAGAATAAAACCTTGCGCTGTGGTCATAGCTGTTCCTAACTGTTCCGGAATCAATACTCCGACCAGAACGAATATAACAGATAAAGCCACAGAAACTTTTAAAACTATCCTGTTTTTATCCCTATTGATGTTCAACACTTCCTTTAATTTTTATCACTATAGTTTTATATTAAAACATGTCACTGCAGGTTTATGAAAATCCGGTTCTTCTTTATATATTTAGATACTCCGTTATTTTATAAGTGTAATTTTTAATCAAGAGGAAATTATGTAATAATCCTCTGTATTAGTGGCGAAAACTGTCGAATGCTCCCGCCGCACCCTTAATTGGAAAATAAATACTCTTAATTCACAGCTGGAGCACCCTTTTTTTACCAGACAAAAAAAGAAAATCCGGCATTTACACATGCCGGATAAAGATTCAAGGTTTTAAAATTACCTTAATACAGTTGTCTGTTTTCGTATCAAATTTTTCATATGCCTGTTTTGCATCGCTCAGGGGAAGAACATGTGTAATAATGTCTCCGGGGTCCACTTTTCCATCTGCAACCAAATCATACAAGTACTGCATATACGGAATAACAGGTGCCTGTCCCATCCTTAACTCCACATTTCTGTTAAATAAATCTCCGAGAGGAAATCCGTTATACCTTGCACCATATGCTCCTGTCAGCTGGATTACACCGGCTTTTCTCACAGCCTGTGCTGCAGTTATTACTGGATTTAGTGCTCCTCCCTGGAGTTTCATTCCTGAGGCCAGAAATTCTGCAGGGGTCATTTTCGCGTCCATGCCTACCGCATCAACAACTACGTCTGCGCCCCCTTTTGTAATTTCTTTTAAATGGTCTCCTATATTCGTTTCCTGCTCAAAGTTTATCGTTTCTACATGGTTTGTCCTTTTGGCGTGTTCAAGGCGATATCCAACATAATCAACAGCGATTACTCGTTTGGCCCCTTTCAGCCAGGCAAATTTCTGTGCCAGGAGCCCGACCGGCCCGCAGCCAAGGACGATAACCGTATCATCATTCTTCACACCAGACCGGTCAACAGACCAATAGGCTGTAGACATGGCATCAGCAATTAATACGAGCTTCTCTTCCTCCACTTCATTCTCTTCCGGGATGCGGAAGGGGGTGAAATTACCATAAGGAACACGCATGTATTCCGCCTGGCCCCCAGCGTAACCGCCAAATGTTTCAGAATAACCAAAATAGGCTCCGGCATCTCCATGGGGATTGGAGTCGTCACACTGGCTCGTTAAATCATTGCTGCAGTACCAGCATTTGCCGCAGCTTACATTGAAAGGAATAATGACACGGTCGCCCTTCTTTACTTTTGTCACATCCGGGCCGGTTTCTTCCACTACTCCAATAGGTTCGTGGCCGATGATATAGTCTTCAGGAAAGTTGGCTACCATGCCATGGATTAAGTGCAAATCAGACCCGCAAATCGCGGAGGAAGTTACCTTTATAATAATGTCATCGGCCTTTTCAATTTCCGGATCCTTCACTTCTTTTACTCTTACATCTTTAATACCCTGGTATGTAACAGCTTTCATTTACGTACCTCCCTCTCCCTAATTATTCGGTGTGGCGAAAGTGCCAAGACGGTCAGTGTCTTTCGGGTAAATATTTAAGTTGGCAATCGACACTGCCTCCTCAAGGGATTTAATATCCACCTCATATTGATTCCCCAGATCATGGGGATGCAGCCATCCTTTTTCTATCATGAAATCTGATAGTTCACCGTGAAGGTCCAGTGCTTTATCCATCTGCCGCTGGAAAACTGTTCTGAGTTCAGGATCAGTGGTTTCCGTAATAGCAGCACCGTACGTTCTGATTCCTGTTTTGACAGAAATAAGAAAGTCCATCGCAAAAGCGGAATCTGCTTTGTCGGGCATATCAATGGCGTTTTGCGGATCTAAATAATCATTCACGGTGTGTCCACCTCCTCATATCTTAAGTTTTCTTTTTTGTAAAACCTCTGCAGTTCAGCCACATCTTTTAACGTCTGCTGAACGTCTTTTTCCATAAGAGACTTCAGCGTATTATCAAAAACGAGCCCCTGCAGCAATTTCGATTTTAGTAAGCAGACAGTTTTAAAGTTAAGAATTTCGTGAGTTTCCATTGTTTCATGGTAGGCCAGGCGCTTATCCATCCGGTCTGTCACCTCCTGGTTAGAGTGAAACTTCAATCAGTGGGGGGGGGTTCATCCCCACAGATTGTTAGTTGAACTAATCCGGATGTTAGCGTCCGTTAGCTCCCACCTAATACACCTTCGTTTTAACTCATATTTGGAAGTGGAGTTTTACGGACGATTACATCGGGATAAAATAGCAGGTTTATTGTCCCCGTATTTGTAATCCTTTTATACACGTAAAGTTTCAGATAAGTGTCTATGTATATTTCCTTATTCTGTACAAACTATAAAGGTATAAAGGGAAACTTTAATTCAGTGGAGGTTTTTCCTCTCCCGCTGATTGTTAGCTGAACCAAACGGGATGTCAGTGGCCGTTATCTCCCATCTCAATGTCTTCGTTTTTACTCATTGGCGGACAGCGCGGGAGTTTTTACAGCCGGTTGCATCGGGACAAATATGTTCAACAGGAGTGACGATAATGCCTCAGTTAGGTCTTCACGAAACACTGGATGCAAGAGAAATACTTACTGTCAAAAATTTAAGTGTGACGAAAGCAGCAACGATGAGCGGACTTGTTCAATGTAAGGAATTGAAGGCAATCCTTCAGGCGGAAGCGGATAAAGGAAAACAGCATATACAGCAGCTTCAGGAACTGCTTACGGGCGGTTCTGAGGAGGAGGAGAAAAATCGTGACTAACATACTGCAAAATCTGGCCGGCATGGCCGGCATGACAGACCAGGTAATCGCCACTGATTTTTTAATATCTTCCAAAGCAACAGTGAAAGACCTTTCTTTCGCTGTAACTGAAGCAGCCACTCCTGAGTTAAGGTCGGTTCTGCGCACTCAGCTGAAAGACGCGATTGTGACACACGAGCTGATCACCAATTATATGATAGAAAAAGGCTACTACCACCCAAATGATATTAAAGAGCAAATAGGCGTCGACCTGAAAGCATCAAAAGCAGCATTGAAACTGGCAGACTAGATTGATTTATGTTAACAGACGCAAATACAGTAAAACCGGGCATTTGATTTGCCCGGTTTTGGTTTTCATTTATTTACTACTGGCTTTTGCGTTGGTGATTTGGATGAAAATTGGAGTGAGCATGACTGGGGAACTGGTCTTGCATACCCGCTCTGACGAAAAATTTAAGCTAGCGGGTATGCAAGACGCTCTCACGTGCCCGCTCTGAAAAAAAATTAAAGCCAGCGGGTATGTAAGACGCTCTCGCATGACCGAACTTTAATAAACATCATGAGTTCGGGCATTCCCCTTGTACCCCTCACGCCTCACACATTAAAAAGGGAACACCACTTACCACGTGTTCCCTCTATCTGAACCAAAATTAAACTTCAAGCTCACTATCACCCCACACAAACAACTTACTCAAGTCTATACAAACTCAATTTTCAGCAAATCCCTGACGTTTTCGATCTGGTTTAAAATTGTGATTTCACTGCTCCCTGCAAATAAGAGCCCGACAGCCCTGTTTTCCATATCAGTGACGAGAGAGCCGCTGTCACCGCCTTCGGACATATTCGTCGTAAAAATCTGATCTCTGAACCGGGCAGTCCTCCCCCGGCCAAAATTTACATCTACAGTTGTCTCCACCGAAATAATTGTTCCTGTTGTATAGCCAGTGGTCCTGCCAGTCTTTTTCACCCGGGTTCCCACTTCTACATCTTCTTTTTTCACCCAGCCTTTCACATAACCGTTCCAGTAAATTTCCCGGTCAAGCTCCTGAAGCGAGCCTTCTGCAATTGCCGCATCGACAATATTATTCTGCTCTTCCAGCGGGACGTCAGGTGTTAAGTGAATCGGTATGAATTTACTGAGCACCGCTACCTGGTCATCACCCCTCTTACCACCATCCACAGTCCCCGGCTGTAAAATAGGATCTCCTTCTTTTGCAGCGTTGCTGTTAGCAATCACATGATTGTTGGATAAAATATAATATTTTCCTGGCAAGTTCTCTTCATTATTAAAAACTACAGCGCCTGCTGTGCCAGCTGTGATGTCCGGATGCCCAATACTCCAGCCGCCTTTAAGCGGCCGGATTCTTGAGGTAAGTTCATTCCCCGGCAAAGTACGCTGCATCGTGTCGGCGTCTTCTTCCACCAGTTTATTTTCTGCATTTTCAATGACTGGTTCACCTATTTCCACCACATCTGTTTCTATACCGTCAACTGTGGCAGGTACAATATCTTGTTCCGCCAGATCACACTCATCTTTTTTACATTTTACAAAAGTAATTAATGCCGGTCTGTCAGTTAATTTCCCATCTACGATTTTTCTGCCAATACCCACAGCCACGACGTTTTCTTTACTTAGTATCTCGTCTTCGTTTTTCTGGTTTTTAACCTTTTTTACTTTTGCAATCTCTGCCTTTGGCAAGTTATCCATCCAGTACCCCTCCTGTTTGGAAAAAAATAGAGTCAACTAAGAAAACAATTGATTTAATATACTTCTCTATTAAATATTCCGTAACCTTCTTTAAGGGACTACCAAAGACAGGAATTTTCTTAGTTTAAGAGGTTAATGGTAGTTATACTGGCATCCGAAACAACATTTTTACCATCCAGGGAAGTTTTTAAGTAAAACTATGTACCTAAACAAAAACCAGATATCGATTAGTTTTTACATTTAATTCTCTTTTTGCCGCCACTTTCAACCTAGTACCTTTCTATTAATTTAAAATATTTAACAGATAATTCATACTTTTGTGTATTTTCCTGTTAAAATTATTCCAAGAGAATATCATTCTCTAAATAAAACAACAAAGAAGGAGCTGTTTAAATGAAAGGCAAAGCAAAAATCTTTATGACGTTTATGCTTGCAGTTTTACTCGTCCTGTCAACCTTCGCTTCTGGAGCTGGCGCTTCAAATGCAGATGTGCAGAACGAAGAAGAACAACTGTTAGTAGTTTTCCGTTCGGATAGCATTCCGCAAAATGCGGACGATCTGGTAGAACAGGCCGGAGGAGAAGTTACATACTCGGTTCCTGAAATCGGAACAATTGAAGTAACAACTAATCAACCAGCATCATTTATTAAAGAAATGATGAACAACCGCGAAGTTTTATCGGTTGGCCCATCCCTTGAAGTAAAACTTGACCTGCCGGAAGTTGAAGTTGCTGAGGATGTTGAGGTTTCCAGCGCTCCTCCAGTAACAAACATCTGGGAGTCTGGTTACCAGTGGGACATTGAGATGGTAACTGATGACGGTGCAAGCCACGATTTATATCGTGAGGCGCGCGAAGATGTTGTTGTAGCAGTTATCGACAGCGGTTTCGATTTTGATCATCCTGATCTTGCTCACGTTGTTGATGAAGAAGGTTCCCGCACTTTCGTTCCTGGTACTGAAGACTCCTGGGACTTCAACAGCCATGGAACTCACGTTGCCGGAACTATCGGTGCAGACGGCAGCATGAAAGGTGTTGCTCCTGGTACTACTCTTCGTTCTTACCGTGTATTCGGTGCAACTGGCGGAGCACAGCAAATCTGGATTACAGACGCGATCATCGCAGCAGCTGACGACGGAGCTGACGTAATCAACATGAGCCTTGGTGGTACCCGCCTTCTTGGACAGTGGTTCTTCACTGATCCTGAAACAGGCGAAAAAGTACGCGGCGGTAACAGTGCTGCAGATTATGTAGCTTACAACAGAGCAATCCGTTACGCTGTTAACAAAGGAGCTACAGTTGTTGCATCAGCTGGTAACTCTGAAATGGATTTAAGCAACCCTGCTAAAGTTACAGACCAGATGAACGCTGACAGAAATGACGGCTGGGAAGCTAAAGGAGCTACAGTTTACGTTCCAGCTCAAATGCCTGGCGCTATCACTGTCTCAGCTACTGGCGGCGGATTCGGCACTGAAGACCGTCT
Protein-coding regions in this window:
- a CDS encoding amidohydrolase family protein, yielding MNRKLFKGGIVLTLDKSIGDFKKADVLVEGSKIVEVKPEIEASDCEVIDATDMIVMPGLVDTHRHTWESVIRNVGADWSLQKYLGSIYYGNIGSKRTPQDDYAGNLLGALEALDSGVTTIYDWSMIISREHTEEMIRGLRESGIRAVFGHGSPGEGEYWNRESTTFDGDDVRYIKEKHFSSRDQLLTMGLAIRGPEFCSWDTSVEEIKLARELDAVCSMHLGFGTWGSQDRSIEKLHNAGLLGDDLNFVHANAVSPEEMKMIAENGGSVSVTPEVEMMMGHGYPATGLCLENGVRPVLGVDVVTSTGGDMFAQMKFALQAERARVNQQILDNGEMPGPPLHLSARDILEFSTIDGAKALKLDDKAGSLTPGKEADIIMIRTTDLNLFPVNDPVGAVVQCTHSGNVDSVFVAGKAVKREGKLLDVDLKRVREMAVEARNSIFEKYGTPEEAWFVK
- the uvsE gene encoding UV DNA damage repair endonuclease UvsE, which translates into the protein MMRLGYACINTTLPTKFKTCRLATYHSKGAQYIKELTINNLKNVLAALEWNVQHNILFYRMSTEIVPLGSHQEMDWDWWEDEDILQLTDTIKQFKEEHDIRLSMHPGQYTLLSTPHEQVLERSFLDLEYHDKLLNLTGGTDMIIHGGGKYGDMESAKLRFIENYKQLPQSIKNKLRLENDDKTYNLNDVLDISDETGVPVCFDIHHHRCCNIGTSLAPMLDKVFASWEKTGVPKMHISSGKTHPEDRSHHEYVFEEDFKELLEVLDGREADIMLEAKLKEKAVLRIIDFLEKEKEK
- a CDS encoding molybdopterin-dependent oxidoreductase; translated protein: MENKLPPGQFETENWPILHQGDVYQFDEETWRFKLFGEVEEEKVLTYQEIMNLPKTVSTVDMHCVTTWSKFATSFEGIRVRDLVDLVMLKEDVKYVMVYGYYNGDPFGYSANMPLEELLGDDALFVYRWKDHKNEWQDITPKHGYPLRLIPPASFYLWKGSKWATGIKFMKEDVPGFWEELGYSMSANPYKEERYR
- a CDS encoding LLM class flavin-dependent oxidoreductase translates to MSKQLNDIKFSVLDLAPVVEGGTVQESFKNTVELAQHTEQLGYHRFWLAEHHNMPGIASSATSVLIGHVAGATKKIKVGSGGIMLPNHSSLVIAEQFGTLESLYPGRIDLGLGRAPGTDQLTAQALRRSSRTDGQEFPQQLEELEAYFAGEVSQVRAVPGEGLDIPIWLLGSSGFSAQLAAQKGLPFAFASHFSPDNTIPALRLYESHFQPSDTLEKPYSMVAVNVIAADTEEEAERLATSLQMQFINLIRHKPGKLQPPVDDMDEIWTPYEKAALKQQLGSTIIGSPETVKEKLQKFLDETRVDEIMVTAQIFDHQARLRSFEITAKAFQ
- a CDS encoding HPr family phosphocarrier protein, producing MKEKTIVIPEPGLHPEAVSNLVQLAGTYVSSLSITYHGKTVDLKSILGVLSLGIPARTEIKIIADGEDETDALENITDYFNKQKSA
- a CDS encoding SDR family NAD(P)-dependent oxidoreductase — protein: MRLEGKVAVITGGASGIGEYTARAMVEEGAKVVVSDMNDDLGNTLVEDLNKNGQNAVYVHADVTSEADAEKMINTAVTEFGKIDILFNNAGIGALGASEDLPLEEWRKVIAVNLDGVFLTAKHAIKAMQKNGGGNIINNASILGHVGQAQTASYTAAKGGVVNMTRALAVEFAQQNIRVNAVCPGYIETPLLSQLDEDMKNHLVSLHPIGRLGRPEEVAKAVVFLASDDASFVTGANLLVDGGYTAQ
- a CDS encoding BCCT family transporter, which encodes MLNINRDKNRIVLKVSVALSVIFVLVGVLIPEQLGTAMTTAQGFILESFGWFYQLVATFFLIFAVFMIFSKYGKIKLGKPDSKPEYSRPTWFAMLFSAGMGIGLLFYGVSEPVSHFSTPPMGEGGTEQSAITGMRYTWLHWGLHAWAIYAIVAMALAYQKFRKGAPGLMSATLYPVLGDKVKGPVGQTIDIVAVFATLFGVCASLGLGAQQINAGLEYLIDIPNNFTVQMIIMGIITVLFIISANTGISKGIKYLSNANMSIAVLLFAAMLILGPTLFLLNMFTTTLGSYGQNLLQMGLRLSPFDATEAAWTQGWTVFYWAWWISWTPFVGMFIARVSKGRTIREFTVAVLLVPSLVCGLWFTIFGGTGIFLELTQGLNVSGHSLETAIFFVFEQLPLGALLSVLTIALITTFFVTSADSATFVLGMLTTGGRLNPSNRIKVMWGIILAASTLVLMYSGGLAGLQTAIIVSALPLTFIVLVMCYGLVKALNAELKEIENPGEKQKTVKQKKAS